A genomic stretch from Pectinophora gossypiella chromosome 13, ilPecGoss1.1, whole genome shotgun sequence includes:
- the LOC126371828 gene encoding FACT complex subunit Ssrp1: MEFLEYNDVSAEIKGNMVHGRLKMTDQNIIFKNSKTGKVEQINASDIEIVNFQKLVGSWGLRVFMKNGTLHRYGGFKEGEQEKVAKFFKNNYHKDMLEKELSLKGWNWGTAKFNGAVLSFNVGSNTAFEIPLHYVSQCNTGKNEVTLEFHQNDDTPVSLMEMRFHIPTSELAGDMDAVDAFHQQVMNKASVISVSGDAIAIFRELQCLTPRGRYDIKVFQTFFQLHGKTFDYKIPMSTVLRLFLLPHKDMRQMFFVVSLDPPIKQGQTRYHYLVLLFGNEEETSLELPFTEEELKEKYEGKISKELSGPTYEVLAKIMKVIINRRVTGPGDFLGHHKTPAIACSYKAAAGYLYPLEKGFIYVHKPPVHIRFEEIASVNFARGGASSTKSFDFEIELKTGTIHTFSSIEKGEYDKLFDYITSKKLHVKNTGKNDKALYDDDFGDSDTEKEPDAYLERVKAEAKERDSDDSDGSDESTDEDFNPDKAKESDVAEEYDTNPSSSEDSDASGASGDSKKEKKKEKKPKKTITISEAPRKRKEKSKKREKDVNAPKRAATAFMLWLNENRKKIVEDNPGIKVTEIAKKGGEMWRDLKDKSEWEEKAAKSKEEYNQAMKKYKESGAADEFKQKKKQAEKERKQAEKKTSKPPAKKAAKANTSGSGAGAGSGKFTSKEYIEDDDSSSDDDKKKKDSKDSKDSKKEKEKSKSKSSSSEAEASSGSEEESGSGSD, from the exons ATGGAGTTTTTGGAGTATAATGATGTCTCCGCCGAAATAAAAGGCAACATG GTCCACGGAAGGTTAAAGATGACAGACCAGAACATAATATTCAAGAACAGCAAGACTGGCAAGGTTGAGCAGATAAACGCCAGCGATATTGAGATTGTGAATTTCCAGAAGTTAGTGGGCTCCTGGGGCCTCAGGGTGTTCATGAAGAATGGCACGCTACATAGATATGGTGGCTTCAAGGAAGGG GAGCAAGAAAAAGTGGCAAAGTTCTTCAAGAACAACTACCACAAAGACATGTTGGAAAAGGAATTGTCCCTCAAGGGATGGAACTGGGGGACGGCGAAGTTCAATGGAGCAGTTCTCAGCTTCAACGTGGGGTCTAACACAGCCTTCGAGATCCCACTGCACTATGTGTCTCAGTGTAACACCGGCAAGAATGAAGTTACACTTGAGTTTCATCAG AACGACGACACCCCAGTATCTCTAATGGAGATGCGCTTCCACATCCCGACGAGCGAGTTAGCCGGAGACATGGACGCAGTGGACGCGTTCCACCAGCAGGTCATGAACAAGGCCTCCGTCATTTCCGTCTCCGGGGACGCCATCGCCATCTTCCGCGAGCTACAGTGTCTTACACCTCG TGGTCGCTACGACATCAAAGTGTTCCAGACATTCTTCCAACTGCACGGTAAAACGTTCGACTACAAGATCCCGATGTCAACCGTCCTGCGTCTATTCCTTCTACCGCACAAGGATATGAGACAAATGTTCTTCGTGGTCTCTCTCGACCCGCCCATCAAACAGGGACAGACGAGATACCACTACCTCGTGCTTCTGTTTGGCAATGAAGAGGAAACTAGCTTAGAACTACCATTCACTGA AGAAGAACTAAAAGAGAAGTACGAAGGTAAAATCAGTAAAGAACTGTCAGGGCCTACTTACGAGGTTCTCGCCAAGATTATGAAGGTCATTATCAACAGGAGAGTCACGGGACCGGGTGATTTCTTAGG CCACCACAAGACGCCTGCTATAGCGTGCTCATACAAGGCGGCAGCAGGTTACCTGTATCCTCTTGAGAAAGGCTTCATCTACGTACACAAACCGCCAGTACATATTCGCTTCGAAGAGATTGCTTCCGTCAACTTCGCTCGAGGTGGCGCCTCTTCTACCAA GTCTTTCGACTTCGAGATCGAGTTGAAGACGGGCACTATCCATACGTTCAGCAGCATCGAGAAGGGCGAGTACGACAAGCTGTTCGACTACATCACCTCCAAAAAACTACACGTCAAGAACACTGGCAAgaat GACAAAGCGCTTTACGACGACGATTTCGGCGACTCGGACACAGAGAAGGAGCCGGACGCGTACCTGGAGCGCGTGAAGGCTGAGGCCAAGGAGCGAGACTCGGACGACTCGGACGGCTCGGACGAGAGTACTGACGAGGACTTCAACCCGGACAAGGCCAAGGAGAGCGACGTCGCTGAGGA GTACGACACTAACCCGTCGTCGTCAGAAGATTCGGACGCGTCTGGCGCCTCCGGGGACAGcaagaaggagaagaagaaaGAGAAGAAACCCAAGAAGACTATCactatt TCGGAGGCGCCTCGCAAACGcaaagaaaaatctaaaaagCGTGAGAAAGACGTGAACGCGCCGAAGCGAGCGGCGACCGCGTTCATGTTGTGGCTGAACGAGAACCGCAAGAAGATCGTCGAGGACAACCCCGGCATCAAGGTCACGGAGATCGCCAAGAAGGGCGGCGAGATGTGGCGCGACCTCAAGGACAAGTCT GAATGGGAAGAGAAAGCGGCGAAATCGAAAGAAGAATACAACCAAGCGATGAAGAAGTACAAGGAGAGCGGCGCCGCGGACGAGTTCAAGCAGAAGAAGAAACAAGCGGAGAAGGAACGCAAGCAGGCCGAGAAGAAGACTTCTAAACCTCCTGctaaaaaa GCGGCGAAGGCGAACACGAGCGGGTCGGGCGCGGGCGCCGGCTCGGGCAAGTTCACCAGCAAGGAGTACATCGAGGACGACGACTCGAGCTCCGAcgacgacaagaagaagaaggataGCAAAGAC AGCAAAGATTCAAAGAAAGAAAAGGAAAAGTCAAAATCGAAGAGTTCCTCATCAGAAGCAGAGGCGTCCTCGGGCTCGGAAGAGGAGAGCGGTAGCGGCAGCGATTAG